One window from the genome of Marinobacter sp. M3C encodes:
- a CDS encoding LysE family transporter encodes MATAIASLVLTAALVLGSPGPAAGLGALFSHFPNLRRVLETVAALYIVYLAYRVATASPPTDPSNAGGAPRFRDGMLLNVINPKSYAAFLAIFSQSILPVESTLWAYGLTAVTCLAVAASTNIFWIASGQLLTSWLRAPARGTLDTRRTRRGHGSCRALGDVRLIRAMN; translated from the coding sequence ATGGCCACGGCGATCGCTTCCCTCGTACTGACCGCTGCGCTCGTACTCGGTTCTCCGGGGCCGGCGGCCGGGCTCGGGGCCTTGTTCAGCCACTTTCCAAACCTCCGGCGTGTTTTGGAAACCGTTGCCGCGCTTTATATCGTCTACCTCGCCTATCGGGTCGCCACGGCTTCGCCGCCAACCGATCCGTCGAATGCCGGTGGTGCGCCGCGCTTTCGAGACGGCATGTTGCTCAACGTGATCAATCCCAAGAGTTACGCCGCTTTCCTCGCGATCTTCTCCCAGTCGATATTGCCGGTTGAATCGACGCTCTGGGCCTACGGCCTCACCGCTGTGACATGCCTTGCCGTGGCCGCATCGACCAACATCTTCTGGATAGCGAGCGGTCAGCTACTCACGTCCTGGCTCCGGGCGCCCGCACGCGGCACGCTTGATACGCGGCGTACTCGCCGCGGCCATGGTAGCTGCCGTGCTTTGGGCGATGTTCGGTTAATACGGGCGATGAATTGA